In Oligoflexia bacterium, the following are encoded in one genomic region:
- a CDS encoding Glu/Leu/Phe/Val dehydrogenase: MDAILEGHLYKNTLSQLIDAAQLMKLDPNILERLKKPKRAIMVSVPTRMDDGTVKVFEGYRVQHSSTLGPCKGGIRYHEGVNLSEVSALAMLMTFKCALSGLPLGGAKGGVRVNASKLSRSEKQRLTRRYTSEISSFIGPEKDIPAPDIGTDAQTMAWIMDTYSQEQGYAVPGVVTGKPIEIGGSLGRNTSTGRGVIYCVEEACNHLKIKMDRNVKVAVQGFGEVGAAAATCADELGLSVVAVSDVSGALYNEKGLNITAVKEYYAKNKTLQGYKDAEHLSNDALLELKCDILVPAAIDGVINESNAKKIKARMIAEGANGPVTQEAHHILTDNGVFVIPDILANAGGVIVSYFEWVQDLQNFFWSEKEINSRLREIMCSTFKGVLESSITHKTDMRKSAMIAAVKRVSSAMLLRGLYPQ, encoded by the coding sequence ATGGACGCAATTCTCGAAGGTCACCTTTACAAGAACACATTGTCTCAACTTATAGATGCAGCTCAACTCATGAAACTAGACCCCAATATTTTGGAACGATTAAAAAAGCCCAAAAGAGCAATCATGGTCAGCGTTCCAACTCGTATGGACGATGGTACTGTAAAAGTATTTGAAGGCTACCGCGTTCAGCACAGTTCAACACTTGGCCCGTGTAAAGGTGGTATCCGTTATCACGAGGGTGTGAATCTCAGTGAAGTTTCAGCTCTCGCAATGCTTATGACTTTTAAATGCGCTCTCTCAGGTCTTCCACTTGGTGGAGCAAAAGGTGGCGTACGAGTAAACGCTAGTAAACTTTCACGCTCTGAAAAACAAAGACTCACTCGCCGCTACACAAGTGAAATATCAAGTTTCATCGGACCCGAAAAAGATATTCCAGCTCCTGATATCGGAACAGATGCTCAAACCATGGCTTGGATCATGGATACATACAGTCAAGAGCAAGGGTATGCAGTTCCCGGAGTTGTTACAGGTAAACCTATTGAAATTGGTGGAAGCTTAGGCCGCAATACATCAACCGGTCGTGGAGTTATTTATTGCGTTGAAGAGGCGTGCAATCATCTTAAAATTAAAATGGATCGTAACGTAAAAGTAGCGGTTCAAGGTTTTGGAGAAGTAGGCGCTGCCGCTGCAACTTGTGCCGACGAACTTGGTTTAAGTGTTGTGGCTGTTAGTGATGTCAGTGGCGCACTTTATAATGAAAAAGGTCTTAACATCACAGCTGTGAAAGAATATTACGCTAAAAACAAAACACTCCAAGGCTACAAAGATGCTGAGCATCTCTCTAATGATGCGCTATTAGAATTAAAATGTGACATTTTGGTTCCTGCGGCTATTGATGGCGTTATCAATGAATCAAACGCCAAAAAAATTAAAGCACGCATGATTGCAGAAGGTGCAAACGGCCCTGTAACTCAAGAAGCGCATCACATATTAACAGATAATGGTGTGTTTGTTATTCCCGATATTCTTGCAAATGCTGGGGGCGTTATTGTGAGCTACTTTGAATGGGTGCAAGATCTTCAGAACTTTTTCTGGAGTGAAAAAGAAATCAATTCAAGACTCAGAGAAATCATGTGCTCAACGTTTAAAGGAGTTTTAGAGTCATCTATTACTCACAAAACAGACATGAGAAAATCAGCAATGATCGCAGCTGTGAAACGTGTGAGTTCAGCAATGCTACTGCGCGGATTATATCCACAGTAA
- a CDS encoding glutathione S-transferase family protein codes for MIDFKNSTLFISARSPFARRVRLAFLEHGIKFEEKLLDVFKPNPELTKMNPLSRVPTLQLKSGNVLIDSNLILEVFYQKMSDSPLRAKSEKDLIIASRWSAIALGICDKSIEYFLEAQRSKELQDSSVFEECISVVKASLDGFEIFIKERPTILSGSLSQSDLDMGSALEYVGLRLPAELLESNPESKRYLAALQARPSFQMTQPPPSLIV; via the coding sequence ATGATCGACTTTAAAAATTCGACATTGTTTATTTCAGCAAGATCTCCTTTTGCGCGACGTGTGCGTTTGGCTTTTTTGGAGCACGGTATTAAATTTGAAGAAAAATTATTAGATGTATTTAAGCCTAACCCTGAATTAACAAAAATGAATCCGCTTTCTCGAGTACCTACTTTGCAACTTAAAAGTGGTAATGTACTTATTGATTCAAATTTAATTTTGGAAGTTTTTTATCAAAAAATGAGTGATAGCCCTTTACGTGCAAAATCAGAGAAAGATCTCATTATCGCCTCAAGGTGGTCAGCAATTGCACTTGGAATTTGTGATAAGAGTATTGAATATTTTTTAGAAGCTCAACGATCTAAAGAACTTCAAGATAGCTCTGTTTTTGAGGAGTGTATCTCTGTGGTAAAAGCATCACTAGATGGTTTTGAAATCTTTATTAAGGAGCGGCCTACGATTTTAAGCGGTTCATTAAGCCAATCCGATTTAGATATGGGTTCAGCCTTAGAGTATGTCGGTTTAAGGCTACCTGCAGAATTACTAGAAAGCAATCCAGAGTCAAAACGATATTTAGCAGCACTCCAAGCGCGCCCATCGTTTCAGATGACTCAGCCCCCCCCCAGCTTGATAGTCTAA
- a CDS encoding phosphatase PAP2 family protein, whose translation MTIRFSLLIILLLINVSTLNAAPLHKHASRTFSDAFDKTGLIILSVGALGTIIAAGQDQAMHDTWVNNRPGEHQRMSTTLTNFGNFWGMGISEAGIAAGQLIFDRENGIASTEGLLSATVVAYTLKYSVRRARPDSNTLTSFPSGHSQVSFASATTIAMSYGWKYSVPSYILATVTAMSRLADNAHWFSDVVAGATIGILFGRAGFEHHFGVTPLTYNDGSRGYGLAFNWAY comes from the coding sequence ATGACAATTCGATTCTCACTTTTAATTATTCTATTATTGATTAACGTAAGTACGCTCAATGCAGCGCCACTACATAAACATGCATCCCGTACATTTTCAGATGCATTTGACAAGACGGGGCTAATCATACTTTCTGTTGGAGCTCTAGGTACAATTATCGCTGCTGGTCAAGATCAAGCCATGCATGACACTTGGGTGAATAATCGTCCTGGTGAGCACCAAAGGATGTCCACGACTCTTACGAATTTTGGAAATTTTTGGGGAATGGGTATTTCAGAAGCTGGAATCGCTGCTGGGCAACTTATTTTTGACAGAGAAAATGGAATTGCTTCTACAGAGGGACTACTTTCAGCAACAGTTGTCGCATATACATTGAAATACTCAGTCAGGAGGGCGCGGCCTGATAGTAACACTCTAACTTCATTCCCCTCGGGGCATTCACAAGTATCATTTGCTTCAGCAACTACAATTGCAATGAGCTATGGTTGGAAATATTCAGTACCTAGTTATATTTTAGCCACAGTTACAGCGATGAGTAGGTTGGCAGACAATGCCCATTGGTTTAGTGATGTCGTCGCCGGTGCTACAATTGGTATTCTTTTTGGCAGAGCTGGGTTTGAACATCATTTTGGAGTTACTCCATTGACATACAATGACGGAAGCCGTGGTTACGGGTTGGCTTTTAATTGGGCATATTGA
- a CDS encoding DUF5700 domain-containing putative Zn-dependent protease produces the protein MKVVNYYTPCIESFDKTGSLKTALSTNEQLTVLKKMAEEWGIDLENAERWMKGDEYKSQRKLAVSFTTLATEVVDKVESIFGKKLEGEVRLSPSLMRFDGFARYDSGSHAVWFGIDHPDADEGYLKALMAHELSHVYRDHQPKVWSFLGKPLTDVSRKEYLDAMTAHEHITSEGLATLFSQLVYPEVPLHLHHYYFPEEMQWCLANYSKIDKAIIDCLKTDQEIWKFYEDDIIEEGSPSRTQYYWSARKINEWLTTNHVKSPSDYKTALIQAHGWHAGEFLCFQ, from the coding sequence ATGAAGGTCGTTAATTACTATACACCGTGTATTGAATCATTTGATAAAACCGGAAGTCTAAAAACGGCACTATCTACAAATGAGCAACTTACTGTTCTTAAAAAAATGGCAGAAGAATGGGGGATTGATCTTGAGAATGCCGAACGTTGGATGAAGGGTGATGAATATAAATCACAACGAAAATTAGCTGTTTCATTCACTACACTGGCAACAGAAGTAGTAGATAAGGTTGAGAGTATTTTTGGTAAGAAATTAGAAGGCGAAGTTAGGCTGAGTCCTAGTTTGATGCGTTTTGATGGATTTGCTCGCTATGATTCTGGTTCACATGCGGTTTGGTTTGGTATTGATCATCCTGATGCTGATGAGGGGTACCTTAAAGCCTTGATGGCTCATGAACTCTCTCATGTCTATCGTGATCATCAGCCTAAGGTTTGGAGTTTTCTTGGAAAGCCATTAACTGATGTATCTCGAAAAGAATATTTAGATGCGATGACTGCTCATGAGCATATTACCAGTGAGGGTTTAGCCACACTTTTTTCTCAGCTTGTTTATCCAGAGGTGCCATTACATTTACATCATTATTACTTTCCTGAAGAAATGCAGTGGTGCCTTGCGAATTATTCTAAAATTGATAAAGCTATTATTGATTGTTTGAAAACAGACCAAGAAATTTGGAAGTTTTATGAAGACGATATAATAGAAGAGGGCAGTCCCTCACGTACGCAATATTATTGGTCTGCCCGCAAGATTAATGAATGGCTCACCACGAACCATGTTAAATCACCATCGGATTACAAAACAGCTTTGATTCAGGCTCATGGCTGGCATGCTGGTGAATTTTTGTGTTTTCAATAA
- a CDS encoding L-threonylcarbamoyladenylate synthase, with protein sequence MIIDGKQKKNIDRAVELILSGDVVGFPTETVYGLGADAHNISAVKKIFEIKQRPDWDPLIVHVAGREQLETVVEELPPIAVKLIEKFWPGPLTIVLKKKTSLPSEVTSGLEAVAVRMPRHLIALALIKNSNKAIAAPSANQFQGLSPTTARAVEKSLGKKVSVILDGGPCLVGVESTVISLLDEPIILRPGGISLEDLEIVLGHKIKINVKSSIVRPVSPGMLDFHYAPQKPLRYFDAKGLTEFVKKRGIKKNLSTAALVCFSNKEVKKFENAGFKNIFPLSIVGNYDEASRNLFSTLREIDESEFNMIYALAFPEERLGVAINDRLKKAQHEGR encoded by the coding sequence ATGATTATTGATGGTAAGCAGAAAAAAAATATTGATCGAGCTGTCGAATTAATTCTCAGTGGGGATGTTGTTGGATTTCCTACGGAAACGGTCTATGGTTTAGGTGCAGACGCACATAATATTTCAGCTGTTAAAAAAATATTTGAAATTAAACAACGTCCTGATTGGGATCCGCTTATTGTACATGTCGCTGGGCGCGAGCAATTAGAAACGGTTGTTGAAGAATTGCCTCCTATTGCGGTTAAACTTATTGAAAAATTTTGGCCAGGGCCACTTACCATTGTATTAAAAAAGAAAACATCATTGCCCTCAGAGGTAACGTCTGGGCTTGAGGCTGTAGCTGTGAGAATGCCTAGACATCTAATAGCCCTTGCTTTGATTAAAAATTCAAACAAAGCGATTGCTGCGCCCAGTGCAAATCAATTTCAGGGTCTAAGCCCCACCACTGCTCGAGCAGTAGAAAAAAGTTTAGGAAAAAAAGTTTCCGTTATTCTTGATGGCGGGCCTTGTCTAGTGGGTGTGGAATCTACGGTTATTTCATTACTAGATGAGCCTATTATATTGCGCCCTGGCGGTATTAGTTTAGAGGATTTAGAAATAGTCTTGGGCCATAAAATTAAAATCAACGTAAAAAGTAGTATTGTTCGGCCAGTATCACCGGGCATGCTTGATTTTCACTATGCACCACAAAAGCCATTGAGGTATTTTGATGCGAAGGGGTTGACTGAGTTTGTTAAAAAAAGAGGAATCAAAAAAAACCTCTCGACTGCGGCACTTGTTTGCTTTTCTAACAAGGAAGTAAAGAAATTTGAAAACGCAGGGTTTAAGAATATTTTCCCACTTTCGATAGTTGGAAATTATGATGAAGCTTCACGAAATTTATTTTCGACTCTTCGAGAAATAGATGAGTCTGAATTTAATATGATCTATGCATTGGCGTTTCCAGAAGAGCGTCTAGGTGTTGCAATTAATGACAGGCTTAAAAAGGCGCAACATGAAGGTCGTTAA
- the purE gene encoding 5-(carboxyamino)imidazole ribonucleotide mutase, with product MNKSIKVVIVMGSKSDLPVMKTAGVILDQMKIKYETHIVSAHRTPKLLQKCIAEWEVLGVKIIIAGAGGAAHLPGMLASFSILPVIGVPIKSSAMNGLDALLSIAQMPRGVPVATVAVDNSTNAALLAAQILGTNDDPQGLSIRKKVSQYKKTMSVKVLRDKNALSSLGVNQFLRKQK from the coding sequence GTGAATAAAAGTATAAAAGTTGTTATTGTTATGGGTAGTAAGTCTGATTTGCCAGTTATGAAAACTGCTGGTGTGATTCTTGATCAGATGAAAATTAAGTATGAGACTCATATTGTTTCTGCTCATCGTACTCCTAAATTATTGCAAAAATGCATTGCTGAGTGGGAAGTGCTCGGCGTGAAAATTATTATTGCTGGAGCCGGCGGAGCAGCTCATCTTCCTGGGATGTTGGCATCATTTTCTATATTACCCGTTATTGGAGTACCCATTAAAAGCAGTGCGATGAATGGCTTAGATGCACTTTTGTCTATTGCTCAAATGCCAAGAGGTGTTCCCGTAGCAACAGTAGCTGTTGATAATTCCACAAATGCCGCATTGTTGGCTGCCCAAATTCTTGGTACAAATGATGATCCTCAGGGTCTGAGTATTCGAAAGAAAGTATCGCAGTATAAAAAAACAATGTCAGTTAAAGTTTTGAGAGATAAAAATGCCTTGAGTAGTCTTGGTGTCAATCAGTTTTTAAGAAAACAAAAATGA
- a CDS encoding 5-(carboxyamino)imidazole ribonucleotide synthase yields the protein MSNAKLLPVKVGILGGGQLARMLALSAYNLGLRPYVFVRSMDECAVEVAAEAFIDDQSVESLAKFYDKVDVLVIENEFVDLALLQAVLGAKPLYPSLDCLQLVQNKLDQKNNLKKYKIPTLDFIPVRSLEDIHKVEEKFGPSFVLKKAQFGYDGRGTFIIQGKDKFDYETFKKDYSSFNGYAEPLAKFKKEIAVIVARSITGETNCYPIIETHQENGMCQWTMIPAGIPKNIVKKAQDIAQKVIKKFEGIGVFGVEMFWLNNGDVVVNEIAPRVHNSGHITMNACTVSQFEQHWRAVLGYSLGDTNLAVKAGAMMNIIGAIQKDQSRITFDKAHAQSWIHWYGKAGATLGRKLGHVNVVGKNSVHALALAKKVRKVIDV from the coding sequence ATGAGCAATGCAAAATTATTGCCTGTAAAAGTAGGAATACTTGGGGGCGGACAACTCGCTCGGATGTTGGCATTGTCGGCTTATAACCTTGGCCTAAGGCCTTATGTGTTTGTTCGCTCTATGGATGAATGTGCTGTTGAGGTAGCCGCTGAAGCTTTTATCGATGATCAATCAGTTGAAAGCTTGGCAAAGTTTTATGACAAAGTTGATGTATTGGTCATCGAAAACGAATTTGTGGATCTTGCTCTACTACAAGCTGTTCTAGGGGCAAAACCATTGTACCCTAGTCTTGATTGTCTTCAATTAGTGCAAAATAAATTAGATCAAAAAAATAATTTGAAAAAATATAAGATTCCAACGCTTGATTTTATTCCGGTGCGATCACTTGAGGATATTCATAAAGTAGAAGAAAAATTTGGGCCTTCATTTGTTCTTAAAAAAGCACAATTTGGTTATGATGGCCGCGGTACTTTTATTATTCAGGGCAAAGACAAATTTGATTATGAAACATTTAAAAAAGATTACTCCAGTTTTAATGGATATGCAGAGCCGTTGGCGAAATTTAAAAAAGAGATTGCTGTTATTGTAGCTCGTTCTATCACGGGTGAAACGAATTGTTATCCTATTATTGAAACTCATCAAGAAAATGGAATGTGTCAATGGACTATGATCCCGGCAGGTATACCTAAAAATATTGTCAAAAAAGCTCAGGATATTGCTCAGAAAGTTATCAAAAAGTTTGAGGGTATCGGCGTTTTTGGAGTCGAAATGTTTTGGCTTAATAATGGCGATGTTGTGGTCAATGAGATTGCTCCGCGTGTGCATAATTCAGGACATATAACTATGAATGCATGCACTGTAAGTCAATTTGAACAACATTGGAGAGCTGTTCTTGGATATTCTCTTGGTGATACGAACTTGGCTGTTAAAGCTGGGGCAATGATGAATATCATTGGTGCAATTCAAAAAGATCAGTCAAGAATTACATTTGATAAGGCTCATGCGCAAAGTTGGATACATTGGTATGGTAAAGCTGGCGCCACACTTGGTAGAAAATTGGGACATGTAAATGTTGTTGGGAAAAATAGTGTGCATGCCTTAGCGCTAGCAAAAAAAGTTCGCAAAGTAATTGACGTATAA
- a CDS encoding TlpA disulfide reductase family protein, which translates to MTRINKMNSRLKLMVLVLVFMGIGSYGIKLFVTSPLEVSYASQIEQFQKTGVPDFSIPRFDQALVKAGKIDPASVNYIKLLDYQNTVIILNFWASWCEPCHVEYPSFVELSKRYADDQRLKIIAVSMDDNFEAMNTFLTAGPQPSAKNFIAGIDVSGKLAETYGTKKIPETYIIGKDKKLVRKVLDQQNWISPEFIEFLETLMKVNK; encoded by the coding sequence ATGACCAGAATTAATAAAATGAATTCAAGATTGAAATTGATGGTTTTAGTTCTGGTTTTTATGGGTATTGGCTCATATGGAATTAAATTATTTGTTACATCTCCTTTAGAAGTTAGTTATGCCAGTCAAATAGAACAGTTTCAAAAAACCGGAGTGCCGGATTTTAGTATACCCCGATTTGATCAAGCTTTAGTGAAAGCAGGAAAAATTGATCCGGCTAGTGTTAATTATATAAAACTTTTGGATTATCAAAATACGGTCATCATCCTTAATTTTTGGGCGAGTTGGTGTGAGCCATGTCATGTGGAGTATCCAAGCTTTGTAGAATTATCTAAGCGATATGCTGATGATCAGCGGCTTAAAATAATTGCAGTATCTATGGATGATAATTTCGAAGCAATGAATACATTTTTAACGGCTGGGCCACAACCTTCGGCTAAAAACTTTATTGCGGGCATTGATGTTTCTGGTAAACTTGCGGAAACTTATGGCACAAAGAAAATTCCTGAAACTTATATTATTGGAAAAGATAAAAAACTTGTTAGAAAAGTATTGGATCAACAGAATTGGATTTCGCCTGAGTTTATTGAATTTTTAGAAACACTAATGAAAGTGAATAAATGA
- the rplQ gene encoding 50S ribosomal protein L17, translating into MRHASRTQSFSRPYNQRVWLLRNLVISLVEHERISTTLAKAKELRRWAEKAVTLGKRGSLADRRLLLSRIPNKETVAKVFAELAPRFKDRAGGYTRIYRLGRRPGDNAEMALIEFLDAQLKKVDKETTKKAKKAEKDLAAGGKEAKAKARDDKKVAREAKASTTAAAKATKAAKKETKAPAKKKSK; encoded by the coding sequence ATGAGACACGCGTCTAGAACACAAAGTTTCAGCCGGCCTTACAATCAGCGTGTGTGGCTTTTAAGAAATCTCGTGATTAGTCTTGTTGAACATGAGCGTATTTCAACTACACTTGCGAAAGCAAAAGAGCTTCGCCGTTGGGCTGAGAAAGCTGTGACCTTAGGCAAACGTGGTTCATTAGCAGATAGAAGGCTTTTGTTATCTCGAATTCCTAATAAAGAGACAGTTGCAAAAGTGTTTGCGGAACTTGCGCCACGTTTTAAAGACCGTGCTGGTGGTTACACCCGTATTTACCGATTAGGTCGTCGTCCTGGTGATAATGCTGAGATGGCACTTATTGAATTTCTTGATGCACAACTTAAGAAAGTCGATAAAGAGACCACAAAGAAAGCCAAAAAAGCTGAGAAAGACTTAGCAGCGGGCGGTAAAGAGGCAAAAGCTAAAGCGCGCGATGATAAAAAAGTTGCTCGCGAAGCAAAAGCATCTACAACAGCAGCGGCTAAAGCTACAAAAGCTGCAAAAAAAGAAACCAAGGCTCCTGCTAAAAAGAAAAGCAAGTAA